From Aurantimicrobium sp. INA4, one genomic window encodes:
- a CDS encoding cytochrome b/b6 domain-containing protein has protein sequence MSVQRKQLVGYSAVALVILAALILIAQWLRTLPEVERFLTTYPGTTPLPENAPVGIPAWLAWQHFLNFFFLLFVIRTGWIIRSKKRPPAFWTPTKFRLNKNAPAQRMGLYHWFHIQMDFLWVLNGVIFIVLLFVTGQWMRIVPTSWDVFPNALSAGLQYASLDWPSDNAWVNYNSLQVLAYFLTVFIAAPIAIKTGLRLSPLWPKEGWMHRVFPEKLARSLHVIVLFYFFVFIVVHVTLVFTTGALRNLNIMFAGNDGTSWLGAGIFALSVVAMVIGWLLMRPSILKPIAAFSGKVQG, from the coding sequence GTGAGTGTGCAGCGTAAACAGCTAGTCGGCTACAGTGCCGTTGCTCTGGTGATACTTGCTGCGCTCATCCTGATAGCGCAGTGGCTGCGCACACTTCCTGAGGTGGAACGTTTTCTCACCACATATCCGGGAACGACACCACTACCCGAAAATGCTCCCGTGGGGATTCCCGCCTGGTTGGCCTGGCAGCACTTTTTGAATTTCTTCTTCCTGTTGTTTGTCATCCGCACGGGGTGGATTATTCGCTCCAAAAAGCGCCCTCCTGCTTTTTGGACTCCCACGAAGTTTCGTCTGAATAAGAACGCACCAGCTCAGCGCATGGGGTTGTATCACTGGTTCCATATCCAGATGGATTTCTTGTGGGTGCTCAATGGTGTGATCTTTATCGTGTTGCTTTTTGTCACCGGGCAGTGGATGCGTATCGTTCCCACATCGTGGGACGTGTTCCCGAACGCCCTCTCGGCAGGCCTGCAATATGCGTCTCTAGATTGGCCCAGCGATAACGCGTGGGTGAATTACAACAGCCTGCAGGTGTTGGCCTATTTCCTCACTGTCTTTATTGCCGCACCGATTGCAATTAAGACCGGCCTACGGCTGTCGCCGCTGTGGCCGAAAGAGGGCTGGATGCACCGCGTGTTCCCCGAGAAGCTTGCTAGGTCCCTGCACGTGATCGTGTTGTTCTATTTCTTTGTCTTCATCGTCGTGCATGTCACCCTCGTCTTCACTACGGGTGCTCTGCGTAATCTCAACATCATGTTTGCCGGCAATGATGGAACTTCGTGGCTGGGAGCAGGAATCTTTGCACTCTCGGTTGTGGCGATGGTGATTGGCTGGCTGCTGATGCGTCCCAGCATCCTCAAACCCATTGCTGCATTTTCTGGAAAAGTCCAAGGCTAA